The Streptomyces kanamyceticus DNA segment GCAGGCTGCCCCACGCCCACAGCTGCGCGATGCCGTGCAGGTTCGCCCAGAGCGCGCCCGCGACGACCCGGGCCCCGGGGCCCCCTTCGGACCCCTGGCGCGCCTCGGCGACCAGGCCGACCAGGACGTCGAAGAGCGGCAGGCTGGTCTCCCGCAGGCCGAGCTGGTTGCTCTCCAGGAGGTCGTGGCGGAACATCAGCTCGAACATGCCGCGGTTGGCGGCGGCGAAGTCGAGGTAGGCGCGGCTCAGCGCCCGAAGCCGGTCCCGCGCGCTCCCGCTCGCCTCACCCGTCGCCTGCTCCGCCCCGGCCGCCAGCTCGGCGAAGCCCCGCTGGGCGATGGCGGACAGCAGCGCCACGTGCGTGGGGAAGTACCGCCGGGGCGCCCCGTGCGAGACCCCCGCCCTGCGCGCGA contains these protein-coding regions:
- a CDS encoding TetR/AcrR family transcriptional regulator, whose protein sequence is MNEQDAGLRARLVDVGVELVAAQGVQALTLREIARRAGVSHGAPRRYFPTHVALLSAIAQRGFAELAAGAEQATGEASGSARDRLRALSRAYLDFAAANRGMFELMFRHDLLESNQLGLRETSLPLFDVLVGLVAEARQGSEGGPGARVVAGALWANLHGIAQLWAWGSLRLASGAEDADELLAAALDAHLGPAGS